In Miscanthus floridulus cultivar M001 chromosome 19, ASM1932011v1, whole genome shotgun sequence, the DNA window GTTGACTATTATCCTAGAAAACAACAGATCATATATAGGCACACAGCAAAAAAACAGTAGTTGCCTTTATTGTTGGCGCATTTGATGCTGCCTGATCAAAAGTTGAGCATAAACCAGTTCATTCCAGGAATCTGGTACTCCAGGAAGGCACCAGTGGCTGCAGTCCTGATATCTTTCAGGCGATCTCCTCTCCTCATCAGTAAGGTTCTGCTTGCGGTAGATGGAAGGGTGTGCATCCTTTCTGTAGTCAGTCATTCTCGTTATGTTCAAATAAACAACCGGAGTTTTCATCTTGTGGATCACATCTTCAAGAATGCTCATCTTTGGTGGGTAGGTTGAAAGGTACTGTTCATTGGTTATTGGTTCGCTCTCCTTGTCACAGCTACCGCCTGAATTCCATTGGCCGCCACTGCATAGTGGAGATGCACAACAAAATATTTGTTCAGTTGACCAAGATCAAATATATCATGTGGTAATTTGCAATATAAAAGGTGATGCACACCTAAAATGAGATGCTGAGTAGCCTCTGAATAACACAGCAGTTTTTCTGGGGTTAACATTGGCATCAATCCACTTGGACCAGGTTAGAAGAGCTTTATGAAAGGCATCCATGACATTTAGCTCATTATACACATGGTTACCTTCCTGATAGTAGTCCTTCCTGTGGCACATTAAATCTGTCATCAGTGTTTATAACGAAGTGGAGATTCTTGTTCAACCAAAGAACAAGGCGAGTTACCCAAGAGCAGTTTTCTCATGTGTCCACCAATGCCCAGTGTTGAAAATGAGAAAGTCTGCATCCTTGTACTTCAATGACGATTGCTCGACCAGATCAAGCCTGAGAGTTTCCTTTTTCTTTCCAATGCTCACTTGCATCTCCCATTCCTGGACTAGGAATGGGGAGCGGAAGAACTCCACGCTGCAGTTGTAGTCCTGAATGACACGAGTGGAAAAGGCAATTAGGCAACAATACTAATTAGTTAAATCAACAAACATGTGCATAGTGTAGAATCTGAACTTCAAAGACTACAATACCGTGAACAGGAAAGAGTATGAGCCTTCGGTCTTAAACTCACGCCTGCCAGATGCCTCAAAAACCTTCCTCTTGTCTTTGACAGAATTCCTCAAAATACACACAAGGGATTCCCACATGTTCCTATTGAGTGAATCACCAACGAAAACAAGTCTTTTTCCTCTCAGCCTCTCCAACATATCAGTTGGATTCAATCTGAAATGACACAAACATGATCTTGCCAAATTACAAACCAAGCTTGAAATGAAATCATTAAAATCATTGCGTTGTTCTAATAACGTCATCCTCACCTTGGGACACTGCATCCACTGGGTTGCCAGCGGAGCTTCTGGTAAGCTAGATCACGCCGACCGTTGAGATAGCAGTCAAAGGGCTCATCAATGTGAGGACATGATCCCTCAGGGTAGAGAGGGTATGAGTCATCCCTAACCCAATTCCCATGGAACATATCGCAACTAGCCACTTCCTTGAACCAATCAGCTTTCTTATTTCCATCAGAACCACCATCCTGTTTTATTGATGACCTGTTACCCTTGCTGTTATTTACAGATTTTGAGGAGTTTGCTTGGGCCGAATGGTTCTCTGATGAACCAGCACTGCCCTGAGCAGCATCTGCCTTCGGATTATTCACTGTATCAGTGCTCCCGCTGGGAGCAACTTGGCTCTGGGTCTGTTCCTGATTCTTCACAGGGGGAGACGCTACAACTGTGCTGCTGTTCCTGGGAGATCCAACATCTTTCTGCCCTACCAATGCCAGACTCCCAGTGTGATTACTAGTTGGAACGACACTCACATTTCCCTTACTGCCCTCAACTTCGCCATCTCCAGCATTGCTCTTTACTGGACTAGAACTTCCAGGTGATTGATGGCTTGCATCTCCACTTCCACTGTCTGGTTGAGCATCTGAACTCTCACTGGTCACAGCCATTGTATCTTTACTCTTCCCCAAACTAGAACTTACATCTGATGTATGGCTTGCATCTCCATTTGGATTTCCTGGCTGAGCATCTGAACCTTTATTCAGCTCAACCTTGGTATCTGTGCCATTTCCGGAAGAACCCCTGCTCCCGGCTCGAACAGAATCTCCAGCATGAGGCTTTACAGTGCTGCTATTTCCAGCAGCCGAACCACTGCCTGAAACGCCACTTTCACTCCCTGCCAGATTATTGGAAGATCCAGTGCTCAAATCTACCTTCCCCAAGCTGCCACTCCCAGCAGAACTATTGGTGGAAACATCAGTTGCAACTTTGGCCTCAGCTCTGACAGTGCTGCCATGTCCGGCATCAGCATTGCTCAGGGCTCCGCTTCCACTTCCCGACTGCTTATTAGACCCATCGACGCTATTCTCGCCGACCTTGGCGGCGGTTCCATGTAGGGCTGAACTACTGGTCGGGGATCCACTGCCGCCTCCCGTGGAAACGCCTCCGTGGCTTCGCTTATTCACATCCATCGCGTCGTTCGGAGCACCGTCACTTGAGGCGGAACTGTTCGTTGGAGCTCCGCCTCCGTCAATGCCAGTACCGCCTCCACTTCCCGGCTGCTTACTAGACCCAGCCGCGGCAGAGCTGTTGCTTCCCGCCGCGCTACCGACTTGCACAGTGCTCGCATCACGGTCAGGGGTCACctggccaccgccaccgccgccgccgcccgatcCGCCGGACGTGACGCGCAGCGGCTCTGGCGAGGGGGCGGGAGAGTCGGCGGGCAAGATGGACGAGAAGAGGCTGGAAATCTGCGAGCGGTACGGCGCCGTGGACGCGTACACTCCGCCGAACCAcgaggcgccggcgccggcgcccgcgGAGGAGGGAGGCGAGGCGAAGGCGACGTAGGCGGTGAACGCCGCGAAGGCGGCCGCGAAGGCGTACAGCGTGAGCCTCGCGCGGCGCCGGGAGCGGCCTCCGAGCGGGCTGAGCGGCCCGGCGTCCGCGCACACCAGGCCGCCGCTCTGCTTCCACAGGCTCTTCATGCCGCCCGGCCTCGGCGGCGCCGGGCTCCGGTGTGCCGCGCTCCGGGGTGTGGAGCGCGGCAAGTGGAGGGGGCGGAGGCGACTAGCGAGCGAGAGTGGCCGTGGTGGTGGTTGTGGGGTGAGATGGCGAGTGGTTTGAGGAAGCTTTGGAGAGGAAGTggggacgggggggggggggggggggggctatagGAATTTTTGGGTGCCAAAAACTAACAAAcccaggccatgtttagattgtaaaaaatTTCAATCCgatagcactttcgtcttatttggtaaatattattcaatcgtggatcaactaagctcaaaagattcatctcatgatttccaactaaactgtgcaattagttattttttttacctatatttaatgctccatgcaagcggctaaaaattgatgtgatggagagagagtgaaaaaacttggaatttggaggtgatctaaacaaggccccactaCAAATCCGTTTAGATTTTGTTGACTGACGAGGGTGAGGGGTCATGGGGGGGGTCAGCGGAGAGACTGCAAGATTACGCTGGTCAAAATATAGCAGGGAAGCGGTATTAGCCCACGAAGAAATGTCTCGTCTCATCACTTTACGAATTTATTAtggttgactttccttgttgcctGGTTGGCCACCCCttcttcagaaaaaaaaaatcaattataATATTCTtccaaaaaaattaaaattctaaTACACGGAGTCAAACCATATTAAATCTGATCAATATCACTACATTCAGTATGGAACATATATTCACAGTACATTTATTTGGTATCACAAATACAAACACATTTTTCTAAAAAGAAAAACTCGACCCACGTGGGTAAGACAGCCCCGGGCATTATGCTTAAGAAAAAGATCTTCTTACGCAGGTCGAGAAAACCCCTGAATCTCTGCTCCAtccatacacagcggcaccgtagcTCCCGTGAGACTGGGTTGGTCTAacccatacacagcggcaccgcaACTCCCATGAGGCCGGGTTAGCCTTAGACTTGTGTTTTGGCGTGGGTAGACGAGGGGTTTTTTTTTCAACGCGCAGATAAACTGCGCCTCATCCGGCCAACAAATCCACCCCCGTAGGGGTTCGAATTCTGGGCGGCAGGATGTAAAGCGCACAGCTAGACCAATTGATCTAACGTTCGCTTGCAAAACTCACTTTTCTATAAACTTAAACAAACTTTAGATAGTTTGACTAAAGGCCGAAATGgaatatggccccgttcgctttgctgaaaaataagctaaaacactgttcccgctgatttgttgtaagagaaaaatactattccggctgaaaagacaagccgaaaagtacggattataagagaaacgaacctGGCCTATATATCCTACTTGATAGAGCCTCACTTTCAATTGTTCGAACAAATTACGTGGATTCCTAGGACAGTTAAAATACAACCAGTAATTGGGTTTCAAagaat includes these proteins:
- the LOC136527355 gene encoding protein trichome birefringence-like gives rise to the protein MKSLWKQSGGLVCADAGPLSPLGGRSRRRARLTLYAFAAAFAAFTAYVAFASPPSSAGAGAGASWFGGVYASTAPYRSQISSLFSSILPADSPAPSPEPLRVTSGGSGGGGGGGGQVTPDRDASTVQVGSAAGSNSSAAAGSSKQPGSGGGTGIDGGGAPTNSSASSDGAPNDAMDVNKRSHGGVSTGGGSGSPTSSSALHGTAAKVGENSVDGSNKQSGSGSGALSNADAGHGSTVRAEAKVATDVSTNSSAGSGSLGKVDLSTGSSNNLAGSESGVSGSGSAAGNSSTVKPHAGDSVRAGSRGSSGNGTDTKVELNKGSDAQPGNPNGDASHTSDVSSSLGKSKDTMAVTSESSDAQPDSGSGDASHQSPGSSSPVKSNAGDGEVEGSKGNVSVVPTSNHTGSLALVGQKDVGSPRNSSTVVASPPVKNQEQTQSQVAPSGSTDTVNNPKADAAQGSAGSSENHSAQANSSKSVNNSKGNRSSIKQDGGSDGNKKADWFKEVASCDMFHGNWVRDDSYPLYPEGSCPHIDEPFDCYLNGRRDLAYQKLRWQPSGCSVPRLNPTDMLERLRGKRLVFVGDSLNRNMWESLVCILRNSVKDKRKVFEASGRREFKTEGSYSFLFTDYNCSVEFFRSPFLVQEWEMQVSIGKKKETLRLDLVEQSSLKYKDADFLIFNTGHWWTHEKTALGKDYYQEGNHVYNELNVMDAFHKALLTWSKWIDANVNPRKTAVLFRGYSASHFSGGQWNSGGSCDKESEPITNEQYLSTYPPKMSILEDVIHKMKTPVVYLNITRMTDYRKDAHPSIYRKQNLTDEERRSPERYQDCSHWCLPGVPDSWNELVYAQLLIRQHQMRQQ